The Cynocephalus volans isolate mCynVol1 chromosome 5, mCynVol1.pri, whole genome shotgun sequence genomic sequence CAGgtttagggttttgtttttttgttttctgggggGTGGCTGGCGTGTacggggatcagaacccttgaccgtggtgttacaaCATCACGCTCTGATCAAATGCTCTAAGAGCAGCCACGGGGCGGGTGAGGGTGAGCAGACAGAAGTGGACTGGGCGGCACTGGCTCCTGGCCACTCCGGCTGCCTCCCCGCCCCATGCCGCAGGTCTACCACGAGCGCGTCAACACGCACGTGGCCGAGGCCGAGTTCGACTACGCGCGCTGCGGCGTCCGCGACGTGTCCAAGGCGCTGGTGGGGCTGGAGGGCGCGCCGGCCACGCGGCTGCGCTTCACCAAGTGCTTCAGCTTCGCCAGCGTGGAGGCCGAGAACACGTACCTGTGCCAGCGCGCGCGCTTCTTCGCCGAGAACGAGGGTCTGGACGACTACATGGAGGCGCGCGAGGGCATGCACCTCAAGAATGTGGACTTCCGCGAGTTCATGGTGGCCTTCCCGGACCCGGCCAGGCCGCCGTGGTACGCCTGCTCGTCCGCCTTCTGGGCCGCGGCGCTGCTCACGCTGTCGTGGCCGCTGCGCGTGCTGTCCGAGTACCGCACGGCCTACGCGCACTACCACGTGGAGAAGCTCTTCGGCCTGGAGGGCCCGGGCTCGGCGAGCAGCGCGGGCGGCGGCCTCAGCCCCAGCGACGAGCTGCTGCCCCCGCTCACCCACCGCCTGCCGCGGGTCAACACGGTGGACAGCACGGAGCTAGAGTGGCACATCCGCTCCAACCAGCAACTGGTGCCCAGCTACTCGGAGGCGGTGCTCATGGACCTGGCCGGGCTGGGGGCGCGCTGCGgcggggcggcgggcggcggctACGCGCCCTCGTGCCGCTACGGCGGGGTGGGCGGCCCGGGCGCGGCGGGCGTGGCCCCGTACCGGCGCAGCTGCGAGCACTGCCAGCGCGCCGTCAGCAGCTCGTCCATCTTCTCGCGCAGCGCCCTGAGCATCTGCGCCAGCCCGCGGGCCGGCCCGGGGCCCGGCGGCGGCGCGGGCTGCGGGGGCAGCCGCTTCTCGCTGGGCCGTCTCTATGGCTCTCGGCGCAGCTGTCTGTGGCGCAGCCGGAGCGGCAGCGTCAACGAGGCGAGCTGCCCCACGGAGCAGACGCGGCTGTCGAGCCAGGCCAGCATGGGGGACGACGAGGACGACGACGAGGAGGAGGCCGGGCCGCCGCCGCCTTACCACGACGCTCTTTATTTCCCCGTCCTCATCGTCCACCGGCAGGAGGGGTGTCTGGGCCACAGCCATCGGCCGCTGCACCGCCACGGCTCCTGCGTAGAGACCTCACTGTGACCTCTGGCCCCTGGAGAGGCCCGGGCCGTGCTCCCACCTGCCTCTCGCCGGACTGTGCTCCCTGAGCGTAGCGGGGCAAATCACGCTGGTGGCTGAGGCTGTGCCGGGTATGGCGGCAGGGTGGGGGTTGGTGAGGGCGCCTCGGACTGACCCCGATGGGGCTGGGACCCCCGCCATCCCTGTACATAGACAGGTGGGAGGGGGTCGGTAGCTCCCCGAGAATCCCACCCTGGCAGAGTCGTCTCTTCCAGCCCCACCCCTGAATTCCTAAGGGACACCTCCCTTTCCTACATGCACACGCGAGATTTCCTGTCCAGTCTTTCAGCGGGTTTTCTGACTTATTTGTCAGCTGTGCTATGGGACCCACGTTGAGTCTCGTCACAAATGAGAGGCCCTCGCTGTGCAGCTAGGAGGTTCAGAGGCTGTGGGGGAGGGAACTTGGGGCTTTCCTTCGCCTGTGGCCTCTCCCCACTGGGGCCTGTCTCTGTGAGGGGGCGGTGGTGTGGTGACCAGCAGGGCTGGCTTCCAACCAGCTGATGAATTCAGTGGGTCTGCGGACCGGGCTAGGTGTCAGCCCCAGTACTCCATCCCAGCGCCGTGGACGTGTGCTGTCTTCCTCTTGGCGCTGGACCCAAAGACTGGGGTTTCCTTTTTGCCACTTCCTCCGTGGTTGTTTATCTCACCAGGCCCCAGGAGTCCGGGGCCTGGAGGGACTGTGCTCGCCCCACAGACATCACACCTCCCTCTCCCTGGCTCTGAAGAGCTCGCTGTTGCCAAGGTGCAGGGGGAAGGGCAGGTAAACTGTGGAGGGCAGTGTACCTCGGTCTTTCCTCCAGACTCTGCAGCCTCTCAGAAGCCTTCTCACTGGGGTTCTGGGTGGATACTGCCTTTAGAGAGGGTGAGATGCCACCCAGATGGCACTCGTCAAAGCTGGCCAGGGTGAGTGACTACATGGAGAAAGCATGAGACCTGGGGGTGACAACGGGGAGCTCTGGAAGCAGATGGGAGTAAAAAAGGAGAAGGCAGTGGAGGGTAGAGTGAAAGGACTTCCAAAGGTGCGGGTGTCTGTGGGGAGCAGCCCTTGCCTCCCCTAGACCTGTGGGAATGAGTGGAGTGTGCTTGACCTTCACACATGCCCCTGCGGGGCTGAGGACATTGTCATAAGCCCCAGCTGGAGAAATACTCAATTCCAGTGGCAGCGTCAGAGGCAGAATTCTCTAGACTTTGACTGACTCATTCTCCCATGTCCCATAAGCTGAAGCCCTGCTTTGTGTCCCAGGGTCTTCAAAGGGGCATCCTGCCACCACCCCAGGGCGCTGGCCCCATGTCCTGTTCCCCTGAAGCTCTGACACCGCCTCCTCTCCCCGTGCCCTCCCCGCCCACCTCTACCCCAATGTGCTTtggtgtgcatgtctgtgtgcaaCCCCCCTCCCAGCTCCCTGGCTAAAGTTTTCCCAGCAGATTTAGCGCCCAGGGATTGAGCTCATATTTCAGGCTAGAGAGGATAAGCCTTGGGCCACCCGGGCATCGCTTACCCCTGCTGCTTCTCACTTGGCCTGAGCCATCAGAACTCCCCTGTCCCTTCCGTTAGCCCCTGCCATCTTCCTCCAGCCAGGCCTGCAGCTGCTAATGGGCATGGCCTCCACCTATGCAACATTGCCTCTGgctccccttccctccttcccaggaGGACATGGGGGGCCCAAATTGTGGGGACACCATAGCCCCTGGCTCATCAAGGGGTTGAGCTTTACTTTTGCGCAGAGATGGCCGAATAAgggggaaggggctgggaggGGGGAGTCTTGGGCAGCAGGGAACAGCTGCCCACAAGGTTTTCCTGGGCAGCAGTGCCCACCTGGCCCCTGAGTCTGTGCTCCTCAGTGGCCTGGAGGTTGGAGCACTACTCTTTCATCTGAAGGGACATCTGTGAGGTGCAGGTGGTGAGttggggcctcaggcctcagttcTTGGCATGCTGGCACGTGGATGTCATGCCCTTGTGTGGGGGAAGCCTTTGGCTCCAAGGAGGGAGAAACTCAGTTCCTCCTCGCTCAGGCCTGTTCATGAGACAGAGCCTGGTCTCCGAAGAGGGGAGGGGGGCCCTGTTATTATTTTCGCCTGTATTGACCATTTCTGCCTAGGTTTTCTCACACAGACAGCCTCACTCCCACACACGCACAGACAAGAGAGAAACCAATTCTTTGATCTATTTTCTTGGTAGCTTTATTGATTTCcagggaaaataaaaaccagaaaattaatTAATCTCTAAAATTAAACTTTACACTGAATGTTCTTGTTTCTCTAATTAGAACTTCTGCAAGCAGCTgtggctacacacacacacattcacacacccGCACACCTACATGTTTGCACTCTGGAACTGTCAGAGGGTGTTAGGCACAGATTGTAGGTTGCCTGGACAGGCACCCACATGCAGTCATTCTCAAGCCCCCTTGGGTGCTCTGCTCAGCACCTATTTGTTAGAAGGAGTCCCTGGAGAGCAGACACCCCTGTGGGTTTGGAGGCTCTGGGCCACTGAACCCAAGGAGGATGGTAGGTGGGGCTTAGCCTAACTCCCATCAGTCAGGGCCTCTGGTGGCCCTGTGGGCTGCTGTGATTCCTGGGATGTGGCCCCAGGGTGGGCAGCCACAGAGTGATGGGGACTCATGGGGAGCACCTGGGAGGCTCCATGTGTCCTGGGGACCAAGGGCttgtgggctgggctgggcctggctggggaAAAGACAGGTCTCTGTCAATTGGGTGCATCACACTGTGGCCTTTCTGTCATGGATTTCCAAGCGCAGAGATTGTACATATCAAACTGGTGGATAATAAAGTTGCGGATGACTCACTGACTTCCCTTCCTGGTGTGGCActtcttccctcctgcctcccttcccaaGAAGCTCCCTGGGGTGGATGGCAGGGGTAGTGCCACCCTTCCCTAGCAGTCATCATCTACAGTTGCCTCACCAAGGGAGGCACTGGGTTTGAGCCCCTTCTGTCACCTCTGTTGTCCTCTTCCCAGGTTGGGGGATTAGAGGATAGTGTGGTCTATACAACTGGATCACTTAAAACAGAATCAAGCAAcaaggaggtgacatttgcaGGGGAGAGGGTGGCAGAAAGAGCCAGGCATAGCTGTGCTGTAGCCagaggaatgtgtgtgtgtgtgtgtttgaaggTCAGGGATCTGTTTGGTAGGGAGGAAAATGGTGGGAAAGGGGGTCAGGAAAGTGGGCAGATCCCCCCAGGAGAGTCTGGGCAGGCATAGTCCCTCAGCAACCTCTGACTTCCCTATTACTGGAAGAAACTCGTCATTTGCAGGGGTCCAGTAATACCCTCTCCCTGGGCACAGGGGCTGGGTCCCCACTTCATACCCCATCCTCCCCTATCCCAGGCTCCCTTCCCTTTTTCGCTTCTTTCCCCATTCAACCCTTGATCACTCACTCCAAGGTATTTGTGGTCTCCCCTTTCCTAACCCCTCTGAACCAGTGTGACACTCTGTAAGGCATGGCAGGGCCATGAAAGGAAGGATGGGGCTGGGACAGTGACCCACATCAGGTCACAGCCCTAGCCCTGTCCCCCATCTTAGCCCACAGAG encodes the following:
- the TMEM151B gene encoding transmembrane protein 151B, which codes for MSPPGSAAGESGGGGGGGGGPGVPEEPTAAAADEGPAREEQRPIQPSFTKSLCRESHWKCLLLSLLMYGCLGAVAWCHVTTVTRLTFSSAYQGNSLMYHDSPCSNGYVYIPLAFLLMLYAVYLVECWHCQARHELQHRVDVSSVRERVGRMQQATPCIWWKAISYHYVRRTRQVTRYRNGDAYTTTQVYHERVNTHVAEAEFDYARCGVRDVSKALVGLEGAPATRLRFTKCFSFASVEAENTYLCQRARFFAENEGLDDYMEAREGMHLKNVDFREFMVAFPDPARPPWYACSSAFWAAALLTLSWPLRVLSEYRTAYAHYHVEKLFGLEGPGSASSAGGGLSPSDELLPPLTHRLPRVNTVDSTELEWHIRSNQQLVPSYSEAVLMDLAGLGARCGGAAGGGYAPSCRYGGVGGPGAAGVAPYRRSCEHCQRAVSSSSIFSRSALSICASPRAGPGPGGGAGCGGSRFSLGRLYGSRRSCLWRSRSGSVNEASCPTEQTRLSSQASMGDDEDDDEEEAGPPPPYHDALYFPVLIVHRQEGCLGHSHRPLHRHGSCVETSL